One segment of Gilliamella sp. ESL0441 DNA contains the following:
- a CDS encoding cupin domain-containing protein, whose protein sequence is MSNKLTIDWEDFLTNYWQKKPVILRDAFKHFVDPITPEELAGLAMEEEIDSRIVTNKDGKWDAQFGPFIDFNHLGENHWSLLVQAVDHWHEQAATLVEPFKCLPQWQFEDLMISYATDKAGVGPHIDNYDVFIIQGKGCRRWQVGDRNEHYKQFSAHKALLHVESYQPIIDEEITAGDILYIPIGFPHNGVSIGESLSYSVGFRTQTSQELLSGFADYVIDNLPNGIFYQDPDLTLPKDSYRIQSYELEKLQDQIIELVRTPKLFNDWFGKHITIPMHELNIVPVDPPYEYDEFVSLLKTNNLCRVPSIRILKVGDYGYIHGEKIPLPMPVIDLLCQEDELYYEQFDEESTLKVILDLVNKGYWYFIED, encoded by the coding sequence ATGAGTAATAAGTTAACCATCGATTGGGAAGATTTTTTGACCAATTATTGGCAAAAAAAGCCTGTCATTTTACGTGATGCTTTTAAACATTTTGTCGATCCGATCACGCCGGAAGAACTTGCAGGATTAGCAATGGAAGAAGAGATTGACAGCCGGATAGTCACCAATAAAGATGGAAAATGGGATGCACAATTTGGACCTTTCATCGACTTTAACCATTTAGGGGAAAATCATTGGAGTCTGCTGGTACAGGCAGTAGATCACTGGCATGAACAAGCAGCTACATTAGTTGAACCTTTCAAATGCCTGCCACAATGGCAATTTGAAGATCTGATGATTTCTTATGCGACGGATAAGGCAGGCGTGGGGCCTCATATTGACAACTATGATGTATTTATCATTCAAGGTAAAGGATGCCGACGTTGGCAGGTTGGCGACCGCAATGAGCATTATAAACAATTTAGTGCTCATAAAGCGTTACTTCATGTTGAAAGCTATCAACCTATCATTGATGAAGAAATTACGGCGGGCGATATTCTGTATATACCGATAGGCTTCCCACATAATGGGGTTTCAATCGGAGAATCGCTCAGTTATTCTGTTGGTTTTAGAACCCAAACGTCTCAAGAACTATTAAGTGGCTTTGCGGATTATGTTATCGACAACCTACCTAATGGTATATTTTATCAAGATCCCGATTTAACACTGCCCAAAGATTCTTACCGGATACAATCTTATGAATTAGAAAAATTACAAGACCAAATAATTGAACTGGTTAGAACCCCTAAACTCTTTAACGATTGGTTCGGCAAACATATTACAATTCCTATGCATGAATTAAATATTGTGCCAGTTGATCCACCTTATGAATATGATGAATTTGTATCGCTTTTAAAAACTAATAATCTGTGCCGAGTACCGAGCATACGCATTCTAAAAGTAGGTGATTATGGCTATATACATGGTGAAAAAATCCCTTTGCCAATGCCTGTTATTGATCTTTTATGCCAAGAAGACGAACTCTATTATGAACAGTTTGATGAAGAATCGACGCTAAAGGTCATTTTGGATTTAGTTAACAAAGGCTATTGGTATTTTATCGAAGACTAG
- a CDS encoding LapA family protein, whose amino-acid sequence MKLIIMVIMIIAVFALSIALGAANEQVVEFNYLIAKSEFKLSALLAILFGSGFIIGWLLTGFFYLKIKLKLSSNKRKLDKLQSKYDELIMNDKKNELTKIN is encoded by the coding sequence ATGAAACTAATTATAATGGTTATTATGATAATAGCTGTGTTTGCTCTATCGATAGCATTAGGAGCAGCTAATGAGCAAGTTGTCGAGTTTAATTATTTAATTGCTAAATCAGAGTTCAAATTATCTGCTTTACTTGCCATTTTATTTGGTTCAGGTTTCATCATTGGATGGCTTTTAACTGGTTTTTTCTATTTGAAAATAAAATTAAAGCTCTCATCAAATAAACGTAAATTAGATAAATTACAATCCAAATATGATGAACTGATAATGAATGACAAAAAAAATGAATTAACCAAAATTAATTAA
- a CDS encoding SDR family oxidoreductase has product MSKQTCNPTTKYYHEKFPKQKQKAPGLQCEMNPVPDCGEKSYKGHQRLEGLKMLVTGGDSGIGRAAAIAYAKEGADVAINYHPDEQKDAEDVAKVIEAAGRKAVLIPGDLSDEAFCKKMVDEAHHKLGGLDNLTLVAGKQTAVADIMDLTTEQIRKTFEINVFSLFWVTKAALGYLKPGSTIITTSSVQAFQPGPTLLDYASTKSAIIAFTKALAKQLASKGIRANSVAPGPVWTPLQVCGGQLSDAIPEFGKETPLKRAGQPVELAGVYVHLASEESSYTTAETYGVTGGEHTN; this is encoded by the coding sequence ATGAGTAAACAAACCTGTAATCCAACGACCAAATATTATCATGAGAAATTTCCAAAACAAAAACAGAAAGCACCGGGTTTGCAATGTGAGATGAATCCGGTTCCGGACTGTGGTGAAAAAAGTTATAAAGGTCATCAACGTTTAGAAGGTCTTAAAATGTTGGTCACAGGTGGAGATTCAGGTATTGGTCGTGCAGCAGCAATCGCTTATGCTAAAGAAGGTGCGGATGTAGCGATCAATTATCATCCTGATGAGCAAAAAGATGCTGAAGATGTGGCAAAAGTCATTGAAGCTGCCGGACGTAAAGCGGTATTGATACCGGGTGACTTAAGTGATGAAGCGTTTTGTAAAAAAATGGTGGATGAAGCTCATCATAAACTTGGCGGATTAGATAACTTAACGTTGGTTGCAGGTAAACAAACTGCGGTAGCTGATATTATGGATCTGACTACAGAGCAAATTCGCAAAACATTCGAAATTAATGTCTTTTCGCTATTTTGGGTAACTAAAGCGGCATTAGGTTATTTAAAACCCGGTTCGACAATTATTACTACTTCATCTGTTCAAGCCTTCCAACCTGGTCCAACATTATTAGATTATGCTTCCACTAAATCGGCCATTATTGCTTTTACAAAAGCACTAGCTAAGCAATTAGCGAGTAAAGGTATTCGTGCTAATAGTGTTGCTCCTGGCCCTGTCTGGACTCCATTACAGGTTTGTGGCGGACAACTTAGTGATGCAATTCCTGAATTTGGTAAAGAAACACCACTTAAAAGAGCAGGGCAACCTGTTGAACTTGCTGGGGTTTATGTACATTTGGCTTCAGAAGAGTCAAGTTATACCACGGCAGAAACTTATGGTGTAACGGGTGGTGAGCATACAAATTAA
- the lapB gene encoding lipopolysaccharide assembly protein LapB, with protein sequence MFELLFLLLPIAAAYGWYMGDRNAKQKYFNESNRLSREYVDGLNFLLSNQKDKAVDLFLDMLKEDEGTLEAHLTLGNLFRSRGEVDRAIRIHQALMESSSLTFEQRLLAIQQLGRDYMVAGFYDRAEEMFLQLIDEDDFQQYALQQLIIIYQSTSEWLNAINAATKLVRLGNIKYRTDIAQFYCELASLAIAADDLEKAYNLLQKSAAADSKCARTSLMLGRVLMVQNKIVQAIECFKQILQQDKAFIGEALPLLKECYLQINEQAQFQQFLQLCVEQDTGNVAELMLADLVEKSNGLDAAQNYMYRELLRHPNLKGFYRLMNYHVADAEEGRAKESLLLLRNMVGEQIKLVPNYRCTKCGFTVNSIYWLCPACRSWSTIKPVRDFEQHSEK encoded by the coding sequence ATGTTTGAACTGTTATTTCTGTTACTTCCTATAGCAGCCGCCTATGGCTGGTATATGGGTGACAGAAATGCAAAACAAAAATACTTTAATGAATCTAATCGGCTATCTCGAGAATATGTAGATGGTTTGAATTTCCTTTTGTCTAATCAGAAAGATAAAGCAGTTGATCTTTTTCTTGATATGTTAAAAGAAGATGAAGGAACACTTGAAGCTCATTTAACTTTAGGAAACTTATTCCGTTCACGAGGTGAAGTAGACAGAGCAATACGAATTCATCAAGCGTTAATGGAAAGTTCATCGTTAACTTTTGAACAACGCCTATTGGCAATACAGCAACTAGGGCGAGATTATATGGTTGCTGGTTTTTATGACCGTGCCGAAGAAATGTTTCTACAATTAATTGACGAAGATGACTTTCAACAATATGCATTACAGCAACTAATTATTATTTATCAATCAACCAGTGAATGGTTAAATGCTATAAATGCCGCCACTAAGTTAGTTAGATTAGGAAACATTAAATACAGAACGGATATTGCTCAATTTTATTGCGAGTTGGCATCTCTTGCTATCGCTGCTGATGATTTAGAGAAAGCTTACAACTTATTACAAAAATCCGCTGCTGCTGATTCTAAGTGTGCAAGAACCTCTTTAATGCTTGGTCGAGTATTAATGGTACAAAATAAAATAGTACAAGCAATTGAATGTTTTAAGCAGATACTTCAACAAGATAAAGCATTCATTGGTGAGGCCTTACCGCTATTAAAAGAATGCTATTTACAAATAAATGAACAAGCGCAGTTTCAACAATTTTTACAACTCTGTGTTGAACAAGATACAGGAAATGTTGCAGAATTAATGCTTGCCGATTTGGTTGAAAAATCTAATGGTTTAGATGCTGCACAAAACTATATGTATCGTGAATTACTCAGGCATCCAAATTTAAAAGGTTTCTATCGCTTAATGAATTATCATGTGGCAGATGCTGAAGAAGGTCGAGCTAAAGAAAGCCTTTTACTTTTACGTAATATGGTAGGCGAGCAGATAAAGTTAGTGCCCAACTACCGTTGTACAAAATGTGGATTTACGGTCAATTCGATTTACTGGCTTTGCCCTGCTTGCCGTTCTTGGTCAACCATTAAACCGGTTAGAGATTTTGAACAACATTCTGAAAAATAA
- a CDS encoding MFS transporter, producing the protein MKTAIDTSKQAESETGSITTYQKRTLFASTVGYALDGLDMMILGVCFTLIQSTFNLTNTDLGTLTSVTLLGAVLGGILFGTLADKYGRVKVFSWTIIIFSVFTGLCAISPNYESFLVFRFLSGLGLGGEFGIGMTLVSESWPKHKRSRATSIVALGFQLGIILAALTVNFIGEAHGWRWAFAVGVLPALFVAWTRKGLKEPEIWQSLKDQNKNKIAIGKLFKNVKTSSTTVGLTIACAVQNFGFYGIMTWMPTMIATERGLSFKNTMFWTISTTIGMSLGILIFGWLCDKFGRRPSYIVFLLVSAISIWFYFQQTDMVVLILFGSVIGFFVNGMMGGYGALLAEHYPTDARSSAENIIFNVGRGIAGVSQVLIAYLATVYSISYALALLSAAYLLSAAAFMFLIPETKGKALE; encoded by the coding sequence ATGAAGACTGCGATAGACACATCTAAACAAGCTGAAAGTGAAACTGGTTCCATTACAACTTATCAAAAAAGAACGCTTTTTGCCTCTACTGTCGGCTACGCATTAGATGGTTTGGATATGATGATTTTAGGGGTCTGCTTTACTCTAATTCAATCTACTTTTAACCTGACCAACACCGATTTAGGAACATTAACCTCAGTAACATTATTAGGTGCAGTACTGGGCGGAATACTTTTTGGCACCTTAGCAGACAAATATGGTCGAGTAAAAGTCTTTTCATGGACTATTATTATATTTTCAGTATTTACCGGACTGTGTGCTATTTCACCAAATTATGAAAGCTTTTTAGTTTTCCGTTTTTTAAGTGGTCTTGGGCTAGGTGGCGAGTTTGGCATTGGCATGACGTTAGTGTCAGAAAGTTGGCCTAAACACAAGCGTTCAAGAGCAACATCGATTGTTGCTTTAGGATTTCAGTTAGGCATTATACTGGCAGCCTTAACGGTAAATTTTATCGGAGAAGCACATGGTTGGCGCTGGGCTTTTGCTGTTGGAGTACTACCTGCACTGTTTGTTGCTTGGACACGCAAAGGATTGAAAGAACCTGAAATTTGGCAATCTTTGAAAGATCAAAACAAAAATAAAATCGCAATAGGCAAACTATTTAAAAATGTCAAAACATCCTCAACAACTGTTGGTTTAACCATTGCTTGTGCCGTACAAAACTTTGGTTTTTATGGCATCATGACATGGATGCCAACCATGATCGCAACCGAACGAGGACTATCATTCAAAAATACCATGTTTTGGACAATATCAACTACCATCGGCATGTCATTGGGCATTTTAATTTTTGGTTGGTTATGTGACAAATTTGGACGTCGACCTTCTTATATTGTCTTTTTATTAGTTTCTGCCATATCCATTTGGTTTTATTTTCAACAAACCGATATGGTCGTTTTAATACTATTTGGTTCAGTGATTGGTTTTTTTGTCAATGGAATGATGGGAGGATATGGTGCACTACTGGCTGAACACTACCCAACAGATGCACGTTCAAGTGCTGAGAACATTATCTTTAATGTTGGACGAGGAATTGCTGGTGTATCACAAGTCTTAATTGCCTACTTAGCCACGGTTTATTCTATAAGCTATGCATTAGCTTTATTGTCTGCTGCTTACTTGTTATCCGCTGCTGCATTTATGTTTTTAATACCAGAAACTAAAGGAAAGGCGTTAGAATAG
- a CDS encoding YchF/TatD family DNA exonuclease, whose translation MYLIDSHCHLDSLDFSNKSIDEVLQAAIQNDVKHCLSVATTLSGYESMRDLLQPYTKQCSFSCGIHPLNLDEESYDATRFEMLANQENVIALGETGLDYYYQQDNLEQQQANFKEHIRLGRKLSKPIIVHTRNARQDTLKILKDEHAHSGVLHCFTEDIDTAKQLLDIGFYISFSGIITFKNAEPLREVARYVPLDRILVETDSPYLAPVPYRGNENQPAYVREVAGYLAALKGVSLDEIALQTTNNFCQLFNLQGALHE comes from the coding sequence ATGTATTTAATTGATTCTCATTGCCATTTAGACAGCTTAGATTTTAGCAATAAATCGATTGACGAAGTATTGCAAGCAGCAATACAGAACGATGTTAAACATTGCTTAAGCGTTGCAACTACACTTTCGGGCTATGAATCGATGAGAGATTTACTGCAACCTTATACTAAACAGTGTTCATTTTCATGTGGTATTCATCCGCTTAATTTAGATGAAGAAAGCTATGATGCTACTCGTTTTGAAATGTTAGCAAACCAAGAAAATGTGATTGCGCTTGGCGAAACCGGACTTGATTATTATTATCAACAAGATAATCTTGAACAGCAACAAGCAAACTTCAAAGAACATATTCGCCTAGGACGCAAACTGAGTAAACCTATCATTGTTCATACACGTAATGCACGTCAAGATACCTTGAAAATATTAAAAGATGAGCATGCCCATTCTGGCGTGTTGCACTGTTTTACCGAAGATATTGATACAGCTAAACAATTATTAGATATCGGTTTTTATATCTCTTTTTCAGGTATTATTACTTTTAAAAATGCTGAGCCATTACGTGAAGTTGCTAGATATGTGCCGCTAGATCGTATTTTAGTCGAAACCGATTCGCCTTATTTAGCACCTGTACCATACCGAGGGAATGAGAATCAGCCTGCTTATGTTCGTGAAGTCGCAGGTTATTTAGCTGCCCTAAAAGGGGTTTCTTTAGACGAGATAGCATTACAAACAACGAATAACTTTTGTCAATTATTTAATTTACAAGGGGCGTTACATGAGTAA